The sequence below is a genomic window from Halosolutus gelatinilyticus.
CGAGGGCGCTAAGACGGTGCGGGACAGCCCATCGAACGTCGACCCTGTCGCCGATCGGTTCCGCGAGTTGGGTGGCGAACTTCGCGAGTACTACCTGCTGATGGGACAGTACGACTCCGTCTCGATCTGCGATTTCCCGGACGATCAAACTGCGGCGCAGGCGGTGTTAAGCGTACTGGAGGAAGGGAACGCGACCGCCGAGACGCTTCGCGGATTCACAGCCGAGGAGTTTGCCGAGATGGTCGACGATATGGCTTGAGGGCGGTGCTCAACGCCATATGAGTTTCCCTCGATGGACGCCGATCCGTTCGTCACGGGTGCCGACCCGCTTCGGGGAC
It includes:
- a CDS encoding GYD domain-containing protein produces the protein MPTYITLWNFTPEGAKTVRDSPSNVDPVADRFRELGGELREYYLLMGQYDSVSICDFPDDQTAAQAVLSVLEEGNATAETLRGFTAEEFAEMVDDMA